ATGTCTTCAACCGCTTGGATCATTGCGGTGCGGCAAGCTTCGGGTAAGGGTTCGGTGACATCCCCAATCCCTAAGCGAATAATTTTTCCGTCTGGATTGGCTTCAGCAAAGGCATTGACCCGCCGAGCAATTTCCGGAAACAGGTAGCCTGCTTTGAGCTTGAGGTAGTTATCGTTAATCGTTGCCATGATGGATTGATACAAGGGCCGTAAACCAGCTTACTGCCAACCGTTGCTTTCCAGAAACGCTATGGTGCTGTTGCTTATTTCATCACTACACGAGGTGCTACTCCAGACAAACTTCGGACTTGAGGAGTTACGGCTTGCTCGATAATGTCAGCGGCTTGCTGTACCCCTCCTGAGTCACGGATGGACTGCTGAATTCTGGCAGCATTCTGGGCGTAGGACGCTTTAGTGAGAACCCGTTGGATAGCTTTTCTCAGACGTTTTACACTCAAGCGTTTCAACGGCAACACTTCCCCCACCCCGGTTTTGCGAATTCTGGCTCCTGTTCCGGGCTGCTCAAACGTGATGGGAATTGCCACCAAAGGTACGCCATGCGTGAGGGAGTCGAGCACTGTGTTTAAGCCACCGTGAGTAATTGTCAAGCTAGCTCTAGCCAAGACTTCCACCTGCGGCACATACTCCATAACTAAGGGAGAACCAGGGAAGCTCTGGATATCTTCTGGACTAATACCACCGCCATGGGCAATCAAGAGTTGTACATCCAACCCCTGGCAAGCTGCGGCGATCGCCCGAAACAGATCAGCTTTGGTGTTCTGCACGCTGCCTAGAGAAGCATAAATTAGCGGTTGTCCTGTCAACTGCTCAAATGGAAAACTGACGGCACAAGGAGATGAGTTGCGAAAAGGCCCGGTGTAGTGGAAGTCTTCAGGTAGATTGGGGCAAGGGAAATCGAATGCAGCAGGCTGTTGGCTGACATGGGCTAGGCGAGTGGAAGGAGCATACAACCCCTGGTAAGGTGGCAAGTTCCACTGCTGGCGGTAGTGGTCGATGGTATCGAGGATTGGTTGGCAATTGCGATCCAGCATGTAGTAGGCAACTTGATTGCGAAACTTGGCCCACAAAGCCTTTCGGTAGCGCCAAGGCGTAAAAAAGGGAGGTACGTCGGCTCGTCGATGAATCGCTTGACCACAGGAAACGGTGACAAAGGGAAGATGCAATCCTTCGGCAACGGTTTCTCCTGCGGGTTCTAGCTGATCGACTAGCAAAGCCTCAATGCCTAACTCAGCGATCGCGGCTGGAGCATCTCGACAAATAATCTCCGTCACCTGTTGGCAAAAATCAACCGAGTAACGGAGGGCTTCCATCTCACTCAATTGCCCCAGTTGTTGAAAGGTTTGGGCTAAAGTGCCAGGTTGATAAGTAGACTGCCCAATCGGACAAAACTCTAACCCTTCGGAACGAACTTTTAGAGCCACATCAGGAATTTGTAGCAAGGTGACTCGATGGCCCCGACGTTGTAGTTCTCGACCCAAAGCGGCTTGGGGGTTCAAGTGTCCTGGATAAGGGGGGCAAATAATACCAAAGTGAGTCATAGCAGGGATACAGGCAGGATAAGGGGAAGCAAAATAGAGTTTTAATCTAGGGATCAGTTAAGAGAAGGGTTAGTGAACCCCCTACAACGAGTAGAAGTGAATAAAGTAAATCAGTAGAACAGAGGCTTAAGTAGACTGAAATCGGTCGATGGAAGCGATCGCTTCCCAGCTTAACTTGCCAGTGACCACCTCTAGCTGTTGAATTTCGACAGACATACCCTGGTGTTGGAATTCTGGGATACTAAGGAGATCACTCGTTCGAGCAATTAAAGCGGCTGTGATTTCTGCTAAATCTGGAGCGTTCACTAGATAATTCACAGGAGAGAGATTTTGCAATACAATCCCTTGTCCGTTGTTGCTAATCTCTGGTGTTGCGGTAAAAGCTACAGAGGGCAGCGCCGGGTCTGGTGAACTTACACCAACATTAAAAGCCAGATGACCATCACTCAGCAAATAACATTTCACTTGCTGAACCGCGGCATCTCTAGACTGAGGTTCGCTCTGCCTGGGTAGCGGTGGCAAGTTCTCCCGTACCGAGGCAGAATTGAGAGCTTGGGTAAGGCTATCTTCGTTGACAACGACGCGGATCGTGCCATCAGCTGGATGTAGCAGCTTAATTTTGCCCATCATTGCGCTCAGTGGCCTGACTGCAACTCGGTTGATCTGAAGATAAAATTCCTCCAGACGTAAGCTGGATTGCATCAACAAACCTTGGATTTTAATGGCGATCGAATCAACCTGTCCTTGGGCGAGTTTACTCAAATCAGTTTTGATCTGGACATCCACTCCTTCGGCATCCTTGATCATGTGAGCGATCGCCATAGTGGCCATTTTGTTGAGTGTCTGTTCGCCAAACTTAGCTGAATCTGATGTCACGATGACTGCTCCTTGCACAAGATTAGCCTAGGAACACCCGAAGCATGGCCTAAGCGTTTGCTGCCGAGTAGACGCCCCAATCTTGGATACTATTCTGGCTGAGGATACCTGCGGCATGCTGGATCTCCGCCTCGCTGCCTTCCACAAGCACCACATAATCTCCCCGCAACAAGCGATCGCTGTAAGTTTCAGCTTGCTGTTTGTCAATCCCTGAAGCAGTCATCGCTTGCACTAAGCTACTTGCTGAAGCAGCATTAATCCCTGCACCTGCGACACTAGCCACCAGAGAAGCAGCCAAGGTACCTGCGGCCAATACTGCACCAATTCCAGGGATACTCAGACTGGTAAGCCCTAGTAAAACGGTCGCGGTGGCACCACCATAAGCCAAATTGGAAGCAGTAGCATTTCCAGCATCCACTTCTTGATTACCAATCTGATCCTGGAGGTGAACCCCGCTCATCTCTTGACTCTCGTCTGCGTTCTTAGCAATCACAGACACTTGATTCATCGAAAAACCAGAGGCTTGCAACGCTTGGAGTGCAGTTTCGGCTGCTGAACGAGTAGAAAAGGCTCCTAAGGCACGTTGTTGATTGTTAGTCATATGTTCTTCCATCACTTCCTGAATCTGCAAAGTTGGCTACAGCGCCACGCTTGCAGATTTGTTAATAGCCCCTACATTGTTATGATTTCGCTAGAGCAACTCATCAATCTAGAGATGTAGCCTATGTTGCTAATGACCCAGATTTGTAGCAACATCTGGCTCCTATCAAAAGCATAGGAAATCTCTCCCACAGATATAGCAATCCTTTTTGATTCTTGAACGGGGTGCAGGGGTTCCACCCCTGCGTGGGGCAACGCCCCACGCCCCCTGTTCACAAATGGTTTGCGAACGCTATATATGGCTGAGGGGAGAGACGGGAGGAGGGAAAGCTTTGAAAAAGAATGAGTTATTAAGCTAGCTGAAGTAGAATCAAAGCCCAGTTTGGCTAAAGTTCCACGCATAGCGATCGCCGCTAATTCACGCCTATTTACATCACATCTACGCGCCTATTTATCTCTAGGCTTTAGGCGCAGAAGTGATCTCACTTTGAACTTTGAGGGGCTTGATGAAACCGAAGTAAGCAGCAGCCAATCCTGTCAGGGCATTGAACCAAACGTTATTGCCAAAGATGGGCATAAGGCCAAAGGTGGTATTAGTTGCTGGCAGTAAACCCATGATGGCAATCAGGATATAAGAGATTGCAAATCCTTGGTTAAACACCAATGAACCGGAGAAGCTAGTGGCAGCAGCCAAACCTAAAATACCCACTGCAATGTGGACTGCATTATGTAAGAAATTAGTAGGAAACAGCCCGAAAACATTGCCATATCCATCTGGGAAAGACAAGTCGGGAACATACAGTGGTGCATCTCCCGCCACCGCAGGTATCGCAATTAAGCCAGGGATAAAACCAGCAATCCCAACAACTAAAAAGACGACACCGATGATCGTGGCAAAAAGTCGTTCGGCACCGTCAAGGCGCTGAAGTAAGTTAGAGACGTTCGTTTGCATAGTAAAACCTTTTTGAGCAGCTACTAAGCAGAGTACTGGCGATCGCTAGCGTCAACTTCCACTACAGGCAGAGACAGGATTCTATCTGTGGCATTGTTAAGCAGTAAAATCTGGCTGTGATGATGAATACTATGCCACCGCTACCAAGGTAAACGGGTGCCGTCCCAAGAGAAAAACTCGCCGCTGTCCTTGGGTTCTAGATTTTTTACAACAGCCAGCAACTGAGTAACAGTGCGCTCTACCGGAAACAGTTTTTCAGGTGGCACATTTCGCTGAAATGGTTTGGAGAGGTGGGTATCTGTGGTCCCCGGATGCAGCGTCACCACGATTGTATTGGGGCTTTTACGCCTATATTCGATCGCAACAGTTCGCATCAACATATTCAGGGCTGCTTTAGAAGCCCGATAGCCATACCAGCCTCCCAATTGGTTATCTCCAATACTGCCAATTTTGGCGGAAATCGTGGCAAATACATTCCTGTCGCTATGGCAAAACAAAGGCGATAAATGCTTGGCAAGTAGCACCGCGCCAATGCTGTTAATTTGGAAGTAGCGCCCTAAATGGTCAGGGTTGATCTGTCGCAAACTCTTTTCTGGTTGCAAGTCTCCCTCATGTAAAATACCAACGCAGTTGATCACCAAATGTAATTTGTCTACCTGACTTTGAATGCGATCGCTACATTCAGCAATCTGAGCTTCGTCTGTAATGTCTAGTGGGAGACAAACTAACTGCTCCGGATATTGATCTCGAAGCGCCAACAATTCGCTTGCAGATTCGGGTTGGCGATAGGTGGCATAGATTTTGGTAATGCGATCGTCCTGCAACAACTGTTGTACAAACCCTAAACCGATACCTCCATTTGCTCCCACAATCAAGGCGTTGGCACTTTGTATTTCAGCAAAAACAGACATAAGACCTGTAACTCAACCGTTAGCAGCCTACCATTAGCAGATGGCTGTAGCATCTAATTCTATAAGTGTTCTATCAGCGCAAATTTGAGGTGGAGCAATGGTGAAGAAAGTTGCAATTGTGGGGGCTGGGCCGAGCGGGATTTTATTGGCCCATTACTTACTGCGGCGCGACGAAGCTTATCAGATTGAAATTTACGATCGCCGCCCTGACCCGCGCAGCGTCCCCTTTGAAAAAGTCCGCACCTATCCGCTAACCCTCAACGCCAGAGGCATCCATGCTTTGAGCCAAATTGAAGGGCTAGAAGCCAGCGTTAAAGCCCACGGAACAGCAATCTGGGGGACAGTCGTGCATGGTAAGAACGGGAAAACGCGAATCTTATCGCGCCAGAAACCGCTCTTCGCCCTCGATCGCACCCAATTAGTGATTACCTTATTGGAAAAGCTCACCGAAACATATCCCAGCGATCGCTTGACTCTCCACTTCAACTGCAAATGTATTGCCGCAGATTTTGAGCAACAGAGCATCGCTTTTGAGAGCATCCCTGAAAGCATCGTTGAAGGCATCGTTGAAAATAATGTGGCAGAGACGCTAAGGACTAATTACGACCTACTGATTGGTGCCGATGGAGCGGGTTCGGTGATTAGAGATCACTTTTTGCCAACCGATGGGTTTACAGTTGAAGCCCAGTACATTCCCACGGATTACAAAGCTCTTTTCCCTTTACGACGAAATGAAACCGTAGGGCTAGACCTCAAACCAGAACATATCCATAGTTGGCGACTGGATGATAGCACCACAATTTTAGCAGTGCCTACCAGTGATGCGATCGCTAGTGGGGTCATTACCTTCTCGCGTAACAACAAGTCATTTGTCAATCTGTCTACCACGACTCAAGTTTTAGATTTTTTCCGCCAAAACTTTCCTGACTTAAGCCCACTCATTGCCGATGCCGAAGCAGAAGCATTGCTCAATCGCCCCATTTCCCAAGTGCTTACCATTCGTTGCAGCCATTATCACTGCGGCAACAGCGTGCTGCTAATGGGTGATGCAGCACATGCTGTTTCGCCCTCCTTGGGGCAGGGATGCAACGCTGCTTTTGAGGATGTGGAAGTGTTGGATCGTCTATTAGATGAATATTCTGACGACTTAAGCTTAGTGCTACCAGAATTTAGTATTCGTCGTAAACCCGATGCTCACGCTTTGGTAGAACTGTCTGACAGTCCCTTTCCGTTAGTTAAAGCTTTATTTGTTGAACTGATAGTGAGACAGAAATTGGGCAAAGTTATGCATCGGTTATTGCCTCAATATTTTCCAGCTTCCTTATTTGAGCTGCTGTCTGACACCACAGTTCCCTATGCAGAAATTCTGTCGTCATATCGTCGTTGGATCGCCAAAGTCAAACGCTCTAATCAAAAGTTTTTTGCTCAACAGAGTCAATAGAGTTGTGGCTTTACAGGTAGCAAAGAATAAAAAAGAAGCGATCACCCTATGTCCAAAACTATGTCCAAAAAAGAGGCGATCGCTTCAATAACTTCAGCGGAGATTAGCTAATGCAACTACTGAGCTGTAGAATCATAGAAAACAAACAGTTTTCCATAAATAACATCTTTGACTACCACCCCAGTAACGCTTTCAGGCTCAACATTTAAATCCAAAAGTGCCTGTTTTAATTTCATAATATTATTAGTGTTTGGCACTATAACACTAATATCATTTAAGCTCTTTTCTAGCATGAGGTGTTCGGCTTTAGTATGCCTAGCGTGTAGCTGCTTAAAGGCATAAGCGTTTTTACCTTTCAATACTTCATTGATATCGACAACCTCAATTCTGTCAAATCTAACGACATTGTTTGCTACATTTTGAAGTGCATTCAGTCTACTAAGTTGAACCTCTCTACTCTTGCAGGCCGCCATTAAATCTTCATAAGTTGCTTTAGCAGTATGCGCCTGTAATATACGTTTAGCTACTTGTGGGTTGGGTGCTGTCTTTACATTTTGAGTCAGATGTGTTGTTTGAGCTACGGTAACACAGGGAAAACCCAGCATTAAAAGTCCAGCACCTAAAGAAGCTAAATGTATTTGTTTTTTCTGCATAATGAAACTTCTCCTCCTAACCGCCAAAGTTTAATTGGGGTACAAACCAGCGGTTCACAATGGATGACAAATATTACATAAGTTCATACTAATAGAGAGTGATGTCGCCTTTTGCCAACTCGCAATAAGGAGCGATCGCCGACCTCATCTCCAAGTGATGGTTGAAGTTTCACGGCAAACGAAGCGTGCATCTGGTGCTGCTCAACGAGCTAGAAGATACTACCAGACTGAGCTGAGGCAACGACAATTGTGCTCGAAGCTTGTCTAGGCGAGCTGGTGGTCGCTCTGCTACTTCAGGAGGTCGAGCAAAAGCGAATTCTCTAGCAACGGTAGGAATGGGAGGTTCAAATCACAAGATGCAAGATATGAGGAGGGAAACTTGCAACTTTTGCCCCTCTTTCGCCACTTTTTATGCCATTACTGATTATGTCACTACTGATCTGTTAACTGATATTGCACCTTAAATCGCTGTTCGCGATCGCTACCAATATCATCTAAGAAAAAGGTAGAGGCTTCATCCAAGGGGCGCGATCGCTCTATGATGACCACTGTTCTATCCTGCACTCTAAAGCCTGGTGAAGCTAGCGGATCTAAATTATTGGGATCTCTCTGTAAGACTAGAGATGATTGGGAGCTAGCTGCTTTAAAGTCACTGATGCTGCGAGTTTGCACCCCTTGGAGAGATTGGCTGGACAACGTTACACTACTGCGTGGCTCGATCGCTAGGTTAACCGTTTGGGCCTGTCCCAACTTAGCCCCACCGACAATCACAAGTCCTGCACTCAACAAGGCAAGCATGATAGAACGCATGGAGTCTTCCTCAATGGCTAAAGTTTAAGGATTGTTATCAATGACTCAAATTCTGCATACTTTTCTTATAAGACAGA
This region of Trichocoleus desertorum NBK24 genomic DNA includes:
- a CDS encoding DUF1269 domain-containing protein, coding for MTNNQQRALGAFSTRSAAETALQALQASGFSMNQVSVIAKNADESQEMSGVHLQDQIGNQEVDAGNATASNLAYGGATATVLLGLTSLSIPGIGAVLAAGTLAASLVASVAGAGINAASASSLVQAMTASGIDKQQAETYSDRLLRGDYVVLVEGSEAEIQHAAGILSQNSIQDWGVYSAANA
- a CDS encoding SDR family NAD(P)-dependent oxidoreductase, producing the protein MSVFAEIQSANALIVGANGGIGLGFVQQLLQDDRITKIYATYRQPESASELLALRDQYPEQLVCLPLDITDEAQIAECSDRIQSQVDKLHLVINCVGILHEGDLQPEKSLRQINPDHLGRYFQINSIGAVLLAKHLSPLFCHSDRNVFATISAKIGSIGDNQLGGWYGYRASKAALNMLMRTVAIEYRRKSPNTIVVTLHPGTTDTHLSKPFQRNVPPEKLFPVERTVTQLLAVVKNLEPKDSGEFFSWDGTRLPW
- a CDS encoding DUF4383 domain-containing protein, whose product is MQTNVSNLLQRLDGAERLFATIIGVVFLVVGIAGFIPGLIAIPAVAGDAPLYVPDLSFPDGYGNVFGLFPTNFLHNAVHIAVGILGLAAATSFSGSLVFNQGFAISYILIAIMGLLPATNTTFGLMPIFGNNVWFNALTGLAAAYFGFIKPLKVQSEITSAPKA
- a CDS encoding NAD(P)/FAD-dependent oxidoreductase, whose protein sequence is MVKKVAIVGAGPSGILLAHYLLRRDEAYQIEIYDRRPDPRSVPFEKVRTYPLTLNARGIHALSQIEGLEASVKAHGTAIWGTVVHGKNGKTRILSRQKPLFALDRTQLVITLLEKLTETYPSDRLTLHFNCKCIAADFEQQSIAFESIPESIVEGIVENNVAETLRTNYDLLIGADGAGSVIRDHFLPTDGFTVEAQYIPTDYKALFPLRRNETVGLDLKPEHIHSWRLDDSTTILAVPTSDAIASGVITFSRNNKSFVNLSTTTQVLDFFRQNFPDLSPLIADAEAEALLNRPISQVLTIRCSHYHCGNSVLLMGDAAHAVSPSLGQGCNAAFEDVEVLDRLLDEYSDDLSLVLPEFSIRRKPDAHALVELSDSPFPLVKALFVELIVRQKLGKVMHRLLPQYFPASLFELLSDTTVPYAEILSSYRRWIAKVKRSNQKFFAQQSQ
- a CDS encoding DUF2993 domain-containing protein, whose product is MTSDSAKFGEQTLNKMATMAIAHMIKDAEGVDVQIKTDLSKLAQGQVDSIAIKIQGLLMQSSLRLEEFYLQINRVAVRPLSAMMGKIKLLHPADGTIRVVVNEDSLTQALNSASVRENLPPLPRQSEPQSRDAAVQQVKCYLLSDGHLAFNVGVSSPDPALPSVAFTATPEISNNGQGIVLQNLSPVNYLVNAPDLAEITAALIARTSDLLSIPEFQHQGMSVEIQQLEVVTGKLSWEAIASIDRFQST
- a CDS encoding glycosyltransferase; protein product: MTHFGIICPPYPGHLNPQAALGRELQRRGHRVTLLQIPDVALKVRSEGLEFCPIGQSTYQPGTLAQTFQQLGQLSEMEALRYSVDFCQQVTEIICRDAPAAIAELGIEALLVDQLEPAGETVAEGLHLPFVTVSCGQAIHRRADVPPFFTPWRYRKALWAKFRNQVAYYMLDRNCQPILDTIDHYRQQWNLPPYQGLYAPSTRLAHVSQQPAAFDFPCPNLPEDFHYTGPFRNSSPCAVSFPFEQLTGQPLIYASLGSVQNTKADLFRAIAAACQGLDVQLLIAHGGGISPEDIQSFPGSPLVMEYVPQVEVLARASLTITHGGLNTVLDSLTHGVPLVAIPITFEQPGTGARIRKTGVGEVLPLKRLSVKRLRKAIQRVLTKASYAQNAARIQQSIRDSGGVQQAADIIEQAVTPQVRSLSGVAPRVVMK